The DNA segment GCCGAAGCTGGGGTGCGCGTTCAGCCCCGTCCCGACCGCCGTCCCCCCGATGGCGAGGTCGTAGAGCCCCCCCTCGGCGTGCCGAACCTCGGCCAGCGCGTAGTCGAGCTGCGCCACCCAGCCGCCGATCTCCTGACCCAGGGTGATGGGCGTGGCGTCCTGAAGGTGCGTGCGCCCGACCTTGACCAGATCCCGGTACTCCTCGGCCTTCCGCGCCAGCGTGTCGCGCAGCCTGCCCACGCTGCCGTAGAGCCGCTCGTTCAGCTCCAGCACGACGGCGATGTGCATGGCGGTCGGGAAGGTGTCGTTGCTGCTCTGGCCCCGGTTCACATGGTCGTTGGGGTGGACGGGCCTCTTGCTCCCCAGTTCGCCGCCCGCGAGTTCGATGGCGCGATTTGAAATGACCTCGTTCGCGTTCATGTTGCTCTGGGTGCCCGAGCCGGTCTGGAAGACGACGAGGGGGAAGTGGTCGTCGAGCTTGCCCGCGATCACCTCGTCGGCGGCGCGGACGATCAGGTCGGCCACGTCCCCCGGCAGCTCGCCCAGTTCGGCGTTGGCCTGCGCGGCACCCTTTTTCAGGATGCCGAGGGCGCGGACGACCGGGCGGCCCCAGACGAAGGTGTCGCGTCCGATGGGGAAGTTGTGGATGGAGCGCTCGGTCTGCGCGCCCCAGAGGCGGCTGGCGTCCACGTCCAGCGTGCCCATCGTGTCGGATTCCTGGCGGGTCTGGGGTCGGGTCGGGGAGGACATGACTCAAGTTTACGGGCGTCTGGAACGGATGGGGAAGTCTGGCGCGGCCCTGTCTTGAACAAAGGCGACACGTTCCATCTGCCCCAACGGCGGATGCGCCCCCGGGCCACTTCTGCCACAGTGAGGCGGTGGCCTACCAGGAGTTCTTGCCCGACGCCCGCCTGAGACATCTGGTGCGGGACTACTGGCAGGTGGACGAGGACCACGGCGCCGGGCAGAAGGAACACCGCTTCATGCCGGAGCGGCTGGTGCGCCTGACCTTTTACGCCGGGTCGACCTGGCGCGGGTCGCTCACGGGCGGCGAGCTGGAGCGGATGCCCGCCGCCTCGCTGGAAGGGCTGACGTTGACTCCTCTGCGGGCGGTGTCTATCGGTTCCACCAAGGCGCTGGGCGTGGAGATGTACCCCTGGGCGGCCCGGCAACTGTTCGGCTGGGAGTTCGGCCTGTCCACGCTGGACCTGAGCCGCGCCCATCCGCTCATGAC comes from the Deinococcus aestuarii genome and includes:
- the fumC gene encoding class II fumarate hydratase; the protein is MSSPTRPQTRQESDTMGTLDVDASRLWGAQTERSIHNFPIGRDTFVWGRPVVRALGILKKGAAQANAELGELPGDVADLIVRAADEVIAGKLDDHFPLVVFQTGSGTQSNMNANEVISNRAIELAGGELGSKRPVHPNDHVNRGQSSNDTFPTAMHIAVVLELNERLYGSVGRLRDTLARKAEEYRDLVKVGRTHLQDATPITLGQEIGGWVAQLDYALAEVRHAEGGLYDLAIGGTAVGTGLNAHPSFGDLAAKKYEAETGFPFRSAENKFAALSAHDALVQTSAALRTLAGALMKMANDVRWLASGPRNGIGEIVIPENEPGSSIMPGKVNPTQSEAMTMVTTRVFGNDATVAFAGSQGNFQLNVFKPVMVHAVLESIRLISDACLAFNDNCALGIEPAYEKIGHNLSINLMQVTALNKHIGYDKAAAIAKKAHKEGTSLKAAALALGHVTEEQFDEWVVPLEMTHS